The nucleotide window ACGCCAGCGACATGGCTGGCTCCGTACGGCGTGCCGCCGCTGCGCGTCGACGACAGTCTCGGTTCGTTATAGGGCTGCCCCAGCAAGACCATGCCGTGGTGCATCAGCGGCAGCATCATGCTCAGCAGCGTGCTCTCCTGCCCGCCGTGCATCGTGCCGGTGGACGTGAACACCGCCGCCGGCTTGTCGATCAGACTGCCGGACATCCACAGGCCGGAGGTCGAATCGATGAAGTGCTTCATCGGCGCCGCCATGTTGCCGAAGCGCGTCGGACTGCCCAGCAGCAGACCGGCGCACTGTTCCAGGTCCTGCGGC belongs to Gammaproteobacteria bacterium and includes:
- the wrbA gene encoding NAD(P)H:quinone oxidoreductase — translated: MTEILVLYYSRHGAVAAMARHIARGVDSVSGCAARLRTVPPVSAQSEATLPEIPDEGPPYATPQDLEQCAGLLLGSPTRFGNMAAPMKHFIDSTSGLWMSGSLIDKPAAVFTSTGTMHGGQESTLLSMMLPLMHHGMVLLGQPYNEPRLSSTRSGGTPYGASHVAGVGAPRPLDEDEALLCEALGRRVATTALRLAR